A stretch of Gymnodinialimonas phycosphaerae DNA encodes these proteins:
- a CDS encoding ABC transporter permease gives MTKTLRQSGTLAGFVAIIVFFAWNLPETFLTPRNLINITQQLSMLAVVAATMTIVMVMNDFDLSVGSMASLSGIVAAMLFAADYPIWVGLLAAVGVGLLGGLFNGVLVSLIGILPFVATLGTLTVFSGAAFLISDGRTIFGRDIPSAFSGFARGGVPLDAIGLEGISLPFLTLTAACVIAICWFTLEHTTFGRRLYAIGGNAEAAHLAGLKVKRLRLIAFGLTGLGAAIAGLMFAARVASANPTQGSGLMLDAIAAVFLGMTMSRRGEPRVLYTLVGVLMLGILDNGLTQMQVDSYVREILVGLIVISAVAVASLSKARR, from the coding sequence ATGACAAAGACGCTTCGCCAATCCGGCACGCTTGCAGGCTTCGTCGCGATCATCGTGTTCTTCGCGTGGAACCTGCCCGAGACCTTCCTGACCCCGCGCAACCTGATCAATATTACCCAGCAGCTTTCCATGTTGGCGGTCGTGGCCGCGACCATGACGATCGTGATGGTGATGAACGATTTCGACCTTTCGGTGGGTTCCATGGCAAGCCTGTCGGGTATTGTCGCGGCGATGCTGTTCGCCGCCGATTATCCGATTTGGGTAGGCCTTTTGGCGGCTGTTGGCGTCGGGTTGCTTGGGGGCCTGTTCAACGGTGTTCTCGTCTCTCTGATCGGGATATTGCCGTTCGTGGCCACCCTTGGCACGCTCACGGTGTTCAGCGGGGCCGCTTTCCTGATCAGCGATGGCCGCACGATTTTTGGCCGCGATATCCCGTCTGCGTTCTCAGGCTTTGCGCGCGGCGGGGTGCCACTTGATGCCATCGGTCTTGAAGGCATCAGCCTTCCGTTCCTGACCCTTACCGCGGCGTGCGTCATCGCGATTTGCTGGTTCACGCTGGAGCATACGACCTTCGGCCGTCGCCTTTACGCCATCGGCGGAAATGCCGAGGCCGCGCATCTGGCGGGTCTCAAGGTGAAACGTTTGCGCCTGATCGCCTTTGGCCTTACCGGCCTTGGTGCGGCGATCGCGGGGCTGATGTTTGCCGCGCGCGTGGCCTCTGCCAATCCGACGCAGGGCTCGGGCCTGATGCTGGACGCCATTGCCGCCGTTTTCCTTGGCATGACCATGAGCCGCCGGGGCGAGCCGCGCGTCCTTTACACCCTCGTGGGGGTGTTGATGCTGGGGATCCTCGACAACGGGCTGACGCAGATGCAGGTGGACAGCTATGTGCGTGAGATCCTGGTCGGCCTTATCGTTATTTCCGCCGTCGCCGTGGCGTCGCTGTCGAAGGCGCGCCGCTAG
- a CDS encoding substrate-binding domain-containing protein — translation MKTTLIAASMLALAAGGALAQNVAVITPYLAQPGTQAYVEGFEASAAERGWDVNVVDTAGDVAAAIARIEDAVVQGVDAIVINVDPAQVTAGLLAAADAGIPVVGMDAGSDPLVAVNVTSNGYAMAAETSVYLANRIDGEGAVVMFVFDAFPPVQLRGVVADAVFGNFPDIEVLDRVTPDVSDGGIADSRARMEAILAANPEPGSIAGVWAAWDQPALGALQAIEDAGRADEGIVITGIDANPQARDAIAMGGNFEASIAQDFTGIGAAAAQVVEGLLAGEDQRESVIFVPTQFVTVANATE, via the coding sequence ATGAAGACGACCCTTATCGCGGCATCCATGCTGGCGCTTGCTGCCGGCGGCGCCCTTGCGCAGAACGTGGCCGTGATCACACCCTATCTCGCGCAGCCCGGCACGCAGGCCTATGTGGAGGGGTTTGAGGCCTCTGCCGCCGAGCGTGGCTGGGATGTCAACGTCGTGGACACCGCCGGTGACGTGGCCGCCGCGATCGCCCGCATCGAGGATGCAGTGGTCCAGGGCGTCGACGCCATCGTGATCAACGTCGATCCGGCGCAGGTTACCGCAGGCCTTTTGGCGGCGGCGGATGCGGGCATTCCCGTGGTCGGCATGGACGCCGGAAGCGACCCGTTGGTGGCGGTCAACGTCACGTCGAATGGCTACGCGATGGCGGCGGAAACCTCGGTCTACCTCGCCAACCGGATCGACGGTGAAGGGGCGGTCGTGATGTTTGTCTTCGACGCTTTCCCGCCCGTGCAGCTTCGCGGCGTGGTGGCCGATGCGGTCTTTGGCAACTTCCCCGATATCGAAGTGCTGGATCGCGTGACCCCTGACGTGTCCGATGGCGGTATCGCCGACAGCCGCGCGCGGATGGAAGCCATCCTTGCCGCCAATCCCGAGCCGGGCTCCATCGCCGGGGTCTGGGCCGCCTGGGATCAACCGGCCTTGGGCGCGCTGCAAGCTATCGAGGACGCGGGCCGCGCCGACGAGGGTATCGTGATCACCGGCATCGATGCCAATCCGCAGGCCCGCGATGCCATCGCCATGGGGGGCAATTTCGAGGCCTCCATCGCGCAGGACTTCACCGGGATCGGTGCGGCAGCAGCGCAGGTGGTCGAGGGGCTTTTGGCCGGTGAGGACCAGCGTGAAAGCGTGATTTTCGTACCAACGCAGTTCGTGACAGTCGCCAACGCCACTGAATAG
- a CDS encoding sugar ABC transporter ATP-binding protein, with translation MSLISLEHLSKSYAGVPALSDVSLALRGGRVHALMGENGAGKSTLIKLLAGVVRADRMQVTRDGVPVPLTHAQHAHAAGFRFIHQELNIVPQISVAENILLGQRLPRRFGLAVDWRAVRAAASEALATLGADHIDVRTLAGDLPAGEKMLTKIAAALVSDGAAPSLYVLDEPTAALTGAESEMLFDVIARLKARGAAVLYVSHRLDEVLRICDDVTVLRDGRHVSTGPVAQTSKAQIIHDMTGREGTDTYPARATAIGDKVVARVRNVGTKRLAGLNFDLREGEILGVTGLSEAGQSQFLQLFLGQERVVTGKATFHGAPLQCSPARAWDAGVAYIPRERRAEALMLDRSIRDNIVLPHLRDYGALANKRAETRDARDMSSKTRLKCDGPDQPVGQLSGGNQQKVVFARALHGTPKLLLLDEPTRGVDVGAKYDIYSLVRALSAKGCPVILTSSDLPEVLGMCDRILVLQGGRQAHLLQAEGLHSSDLLSFFYTPEVA, from the coding sequence ATGTCACTGATATCTTTGGAACATTTGTCGAAGTCCTACGCCGGGGTGCCTGCGCTCAGCGATGTGTCGCTGGCGTTGCGGGGCGGTCGTGTGCATGCCTTGATGGGCGAAAACGGGGCGGGCAAATCGACGCTGATAAAGCTTCTCGCGGGTGTCGTGCGGGCGGATCGGATGCAGGTGACGCGCGACGGGGTGCCCGTGCCCTTGACCCATGCCCAACATGCCCACGCGGCGGGCTTTCGCTTCATCCATCAAGAGCTGAACATCGTCCCCCAGATCTCGGTGGCCGAGAATATTCTTTTGGGTCAGCGCCTTCCACGCCGTTTCGGCCTTGCCGTCGACTGGCGCGCGGTGCGGGCGGCAGCGTCCGAGGCCTTGGCTACGCTGGGCGCCGATCATATCGACGTGCGCACGCTGGCCGGGGATCTGCCCGCGGGGGAGAAGATGCTGACCAAGATCGCCGCAGCACTTGTGTCTGACGGCGCGGCACCGTCGCTTTATGTGCTCGATGAGCCGACGGCAGCCCTGACGGGGGCGGAATCCGAGATGCTTTTTGACGTCATCGCCCGCCTGAAGGCGCGGGGCGCAGCGGTGCTTTACGTGTCCCATCGTCTGGATGAAGTGCTGCGGATTTGCGATGATGTCACCGTCCTGCGCGATGGGCGCCATGTCTCGACGGGGCCGGTGGCCCAGACCTCCAAGGCGCAGATCATTCACGACATGACGGGCCGCGAGGGGACGGACACCTACCCCGCCCGCGCCACGGCGATCGGGGACAAGGTGGTGGCAAGGGTGCGCAATGTCGGCACGAAACGCCTTGCTGGCCTTAACTTCGATTTGCGCGAGGGGGAGATCCTGGGCGTCACCGGCCTGTCGGAGGCCGGGCAAAGCCAGTTCCTGCAGTTGTTTCTGGGCCAGGAGCGCGTCGTCACAGGCAAGGCGACGTTTCACGGAGCGCCTTTGCAGTGCAGCCCGGCGCGGGCCTGGGACGCGGGCGTTGCCTACATCCCGCGCGAACGGCGCGCGGAGGCGTTGATGTTGGACCGCAGCATTCGCGACAACATCGTCTTGCCGCATCTGCGCGACTACGGCGCGCTGGCCAACAAACGGGCCGAGACCCGCGATGCCCGGGACATGTCGTCCAAGACGCGCCTCAAGTGCGATGGCCCCGACCAGCCCGTGGGGCAACTGAGCGGTGGCAACCAGCAGAAGGTCGTGTTCGCCCGGGCACTGCACGGAACGCCAAAGCTGCTGCTGCTGGACGAGCCGACGCGCGGCGTCGACGTGGGGGCGAAATACGATATCTATAGCCTCGTGCGCGCCCTCAGTGCCAAGGGCTGCCCGGTGATCCTGACGTCCAGCGACCTGCCCGAGGTGCTTGGCATGTGTGACCGGATCCTTGTGTTGCAGGGTGGGCGGCAAGCCCATCTGTTGCAGGCCGAGGGGCTGCACAGCTCTGATCTTCTGTCCTTTTTCTACACCCCCGAGGTCGCCTGA
- a CDS encoding xylulokinase: MARRLILGIDVGTTSVKAGLLDTNGAQVAAFSERYDTARSGDNVVEQDPRDWTRLIDAAIAQFVGAGFGPDIAAIGLTSQVNTHVFVGADGVPLMPAVVWQDTRAVAEAAALDARVTADQKIGWWGAPMPIDASHALSRMAWVARHRPEVWDATARVLLPKDYCIAHLTGDTSTDPLSAIGLVDSNLHYIPEVLALVPGAAERMAPLIPVTDSAGIARGLLKGRPVASGTMDAWAGLVGAGGAQEGSTVYLSGTSEILGISSRTVVPTPGVIVFPQCAGIRLHAAPTQSGGDAAAWFAALARISLEQMSAMAARATTSPLFLPQLEGERAPLWDGDLRAAFLGVSRQTSQADLARAVFEGVSFSARHGLEALQTSADTRSDTITCGGGGFRSDIWAQIRADVLGTELHVLDAAEPGVLGAATIAAISASDYADAADAQAALARFGRRFAPDAKAHARYDDRFALYKDAIEGIAGLTARLSRIPLGERR, translated from the coding sequence ATGGCGCGCAGATTGATCTTGGGAATTGATGTCGGGACGACCTCTGTCAAGGCGGGGCTGCTGGACACGAATGGTGCACAGGTCGCGGCGTTCTCCGAGCGCTATGACACCGCGCGGTCGGGCGACAACGTAGTAGAACAGGACCCCCGCGACTGGACGCGCCTGATCGATGCGGCCATCGCGCAGTTCGTCGGGGCGGGCTTCGGACCCGATATCGCGGCGATCGGACTGACTTCGCAGGTCAACACCCACGTTTTCGTGGGCGCGGACGGCGTGCCGTTGATGCCTGCAGTGGTTTGGCAGGACACCCGTGCAGTTGCCGAGGCCGCCGCATTGGATGCCCGCGTTACGGCAGACCAGAAGATCGGTTGGTGGGGCGCGCCGATGCCGATCGATGCCAGCCACGCGCTGTCGCGAATGGCGTGGGTCGCGCGGCATCGGCCCGAGGTTTGGGACGCCACCGCCCGGGTGCTTCTGCCCAAGGATTACTGCATCGCGCATCTGACCGGCGACACCTCAACGGACCCTTTGTCCGCTATCGGCCTTGTCGACAGCAATTTGCACTATATCCCCGAGGTCTTGGCCCTCGTCCCCGGCGCGGCCGAGCGGATGGCACCCCTGATCCCGGTGACCGACAGTGCCGGGATCGCGCGCGGACTGCTTAAGGGGCGGCCCGTGGCGTCGGGAACGATGGACGCCTGGGCGGGCTTGGTGGGGGCAGGGGGCGCGCAGGAGGGCTCGACCGTCTATCTTTCCGGCACCAGCGAGATCCTTGGGATCTCGTCGCGCACCGTTGTGCCGACCCCCGGCGTGATCGTGTTCCCGCAATGCGCAGGCATCCGGCTACATGCGGCCCCGACGCAATCGGGCGGCGACGCGGCCGCATGGTTCGCGGCCCTCGCAAGGATCAGCCTTGAACAGATGTCTGCGATGGCCGCGCGGGCCACAACGTCGCCGCTGTTCCTGCCGCAGCTGGAGGGGGAGCGCGCGCCGCTTTGGGACGGCGATTTGCGGGCCGCCTTCCTTGGTGTCTCGCGCCAGACCAGCCAAGCCGACCTTGCGCGCGCTGTGTTCGAGGGTGTGAGCTTCTCGGCGCGGCACGGGTTGGAGGCGCTGCAAACCTCTGCCGACACACGCAGTGACACGATTACCTGTGGCGGCGGAGGCTTTCGGTCGGACATCTGGGCGCAGATCCGCGCTGATGTTCTGGGGACAGAATTACATGTCCTGGACGCGGCGGAACCCGGTGTGCTGGGCGCGGCCACAATCGCCGCGATCAGCGCAAGCGACTATGCGGACGCGGCGGACGCGCAGGCCGCCCTTGCGCGGTTCGGGCGCCGCTTCGCGCCGGATGCGAAGGCCCACGCCCGCTACGACGATCGCTTCGCGCTCTACAAAGATGCCATTGAGGGGATCGCGGGATTGACCGCGCGTCTGTCTAGGATACCGTTGGGCGAACGGCGTTAA